One Loxodonta africana isolate mLoxAfr1 chromosome 4, mLoxAfr1.hap2, whole genome shotgun sequence genomic region harbors:
- the LOC100660935 gene encoding olfactory receptor 6C2-like produces MMRNNTITFILLGLTNDPQMKVVIFIFLFLTYMLSVTGNLTIIFLTFINSHLKTAMYFFLQNFSFLEISFTSACIPRYLYNMSVGDRTITYNNCIIQIFFTDLFGVTEFFLLAIMSYDRYVAICKPLYYVTIINNKVCRRLILYCWTAGLLIILPPLSLGLNLEFCDSNVIDHFVCDAFPLLKISCSETWLIEQVVIVCAVLTFITTLVCVVLSYVYIIKTILQFPSAQQRKKAFSTCSSHMIVVSITYGSCIFIYVKPSAKNSVAINKGVMVLTTSIAPMLNPFIYTLRNKQVKQAFNDSIKRTALFLKK; encoded by the coding sequence ATGATGAGAAACAACACAATAACATTTATCCTGCTGGGACTGACCAATGACCCACAAATGAAGGTTGTGATTTTTATCTTTCTATTTCTCACCTACATGTTGAGCGTAACTGGGAACCTAACAATTATTTTCCTCACTTTCATCAATTCTCACCTTAAAACtgccatgtactttttcctacaaaatttctcctttttAGAAATCTCTTTTACATCTGCTTGTATTCCCAGATACCTCTACAACATGTCAGTCGGTGACAGGACAATCACATACAACAATTGTATCATTCAAATTTTTTTTACTGACCTCTTTGGTGtaacagaattttttcttcttgccATCATGTCCTATGACCGATATgtagccatctgcaaacccctatATTATGTGACCATCATCAACAATAAGGTCTGTAGAAGACTCATCTTGTATTGCTGGACAGCTGGGTTATTGATCATACTCCCACCACTTAGCCTGGGCCTAAATCTGGAATTTTGTGACTCTAATGTCATTGACCATTTTGTCTGTGATGCATTCCCTCTCCTAAAGATCTCATGCTCAGAAACATGGCTCATAGAGCAGGTGGTCATAGTTTGTGCTGTgttgacctttatcaccactcttgtatGTGTTGTCCTGTCCTATGTATACATCATCAAGACCATTCTTCAATTCCCTTCTGCCCAGCAAAGGAAAAAGGCATTTTCTACCTGCTCTTCCCACATGATTGTGGTTTCCATCACCTATGGCAGCTGCATCTTCATCTATGTCAAACCCTCAGCAAAGAATTCAGTGGCCATTAATAAGGGTGTGATGGTTCTCACTACATCCATTGCCCCCATGCTGAACCCATTCATTTACACCCTGAGGAACAAGCAAGTAAAACAAGCCTTCAATGACTCAATCAAAAGGACTGCATTGTTCTTAAAGAAGTAA
- the LOC100668977 gene encoding olfactory receptor 6C2-like, producing the protein MTYNKISLNMTCRLDRSQESVMTNRTVTTFILLGLTDDPQLQVLIFIFLFLTYMLSVTGNLTIITLILLDSHLKTAMYFFLQNFSFLEISFTSACIPRYLYNIGTGDKLITYSACASQVFFTDLFGVTEFFLLAAMAYDRYVAICKPLHYVTIMNSTVCRRLIFCCWVAGLFIIILPLILGLNLEFCNLNTIDHFFCDASPLLKISCSNTWFMEQAVLICAVLTLIMTLMCVFLSYIYIIKTILGFPSAQQKKKAFSTCSSHVIVVSITYGSCIFIYVKPSAKNSVAINKGVMVLTTSIAPVLNPFIYTLRNKQVKQAFDDSIKRIVIFCKK; encoded by the coding sequence ATGACCTATAATAAAATATCTCTAAATATGACATGCAGATTGGACAGAAGTCAGGAGTCAGTGATGACAAACCGCACAGTAACGACATTCATCCTgctgggactgacagatgacccacagctgcaggttttgatttttatctttctctttctcacctACATGTTGAGTGTAACTGGGAACCTGACAATCATCACACTCATCTTACTGGATTCTCACCTCAAGACAGCCATGTACTTCTTtctacaaaatttctccttcttagagaTCTCATTCACATCTGCCTGTATTCCCAGATACTTGTACAACATAGGAACAGGTGACAAGCTCATTACCTATAGTGCCTGTGCCAGTCAAGTATTTTTTACTGACCTCTTTGGTGTGACAGAATTTTTCCTCCTGGcagccatggcctatgaccgctatgtggccatctgcaaacccctgcactACGTGACCATCATGAACAGCACAGTCTGCAGAAGACTTATATTTTGCTGTTGGGTGGCTGGTCTGTTTATTATAATCCTCCCACTCATCCTGGGCTTGAATCTGGAATTTTGCAATTTGAATACTATTGATCATTTTTTCTGTGATGCATCTCCCCTCCTGAAGATCTCTTGTTCAAATACTTGGTTCATGGAACAGGCTGTTTTAATCTGTGCTGTGCTGACTCTCATTATGACACTTATGTGTGTCTTTCTGTCCTACATTTATATCATCAAGACAATTCTAGGATTTCCATCTgctcagcaaaagaaaaaagcctTTTCTACTTGTTCTTCCCACGTGATTGTGGTTTCCATCACctatggaagctgcatcttcatctATGTCAAACCTTCAGCAAAGAATTCAGTGGCCATTAATAAGGGTGTGATGGTGCTCACAACTTCCATTGCCCCTGTGCTGAATCCCTTCATTTACACCCTGAGGAACAAGCAAGTAAAACAGGCCTTCGATGACTCAATCAAAAGAATTGTAATATTCTGTAAGAAATAG